A stretch of DNA from Plutella xylostella chromosome 16, ilPluXylo3.1, whole genome shotgun sequence:
ACaggttttctaaaaaaatgtatgcttaacagatatgtttaaaatttggtattcagccttttattcttatttgtgtgttattttattagtgatGGTATCGATATATTCATGTTCACTGCCCCATCACTGGCTTTTtccaatttcatacaaaaattggcagCTAATTGTAACCACCctaaaaactgcaaaatagttGCATTTACCAGACTTTGCATTTTTTGTCTGGTAAATGTAACTACACAgaaaactcggaaaacaatcgtgttagaataaaacaaatacatacaaaatgacttACCGTTATTAGTTTTCACTTTTTTTTGGTAAAACCTTGCGAGGAAccactaaaaactattttataaaataaaaatgcacgCCATGTCCATCCGACTCCAGCAGACTCAAAATGGCCGATGACAAAAAGCTTTATAACTACCACAATTCTTGAGCTATCAGCGCCATCCACATTTTTGGGTAGAACTTTTATGatgtaaaattgattttagtcTGTCGTTTTACAATGAAGTAACTCTAGAGGGAGTTATTGAagttagttgcaattaccgcacTTCACGTTGATGACGCcttattatgaaacaaattaaagaataaaatatgtcacattgatagacttcactttgtaaataaagccacacccaaaagaccaagtttgtaattgtaatattaatgtgaaatgatcagtgctgtaaataattttgaattgagattttacattttaaatgtatacttatttacctgtgtttgaaatcaatttcttcttataatataaatcttGTGTTAtgcaaaccttctttcatccacctttacatcagcttcagtaagacacttgaaaagtattgtaacattttcgaagtaaattttaatattatgacaatattatgaattatcgaatcaaatttcgttactgataaatcaatatctcttttagcaccaaataCATAATCCTACtaaaattgcatgaagaaaatgcacttaaccactctaaatacatatagttttctaacgctcgggaatacgaccgtttcTGAACAATGGCGAAGATAtttatgcgcattatcaattttggggaactgtacatAGCTTAGGAAAAATCCATGAGACTGATTAAAATTCAATTTCCCGTGTGCTACTAACTAACTCTTCATGCGTACCGTGTGttaataagtattaatttattgtcGGTATCAACGTAACTAGGTCATTGAGGTTACTTTTATCCTGAGATTCTCACTTAAACTCTTTTTTaaccaaaatataatttacaggtCTTTGAAACATAAAGTAAGTTTCCAAATGCCAACTGAAGatactttttgaaataaaaaggCATTTGTTCGGCAGGTTTTTTTGTAACTAtattggtatttatattttacaggaaacttgaaattatataattatattgacaAAACATCATATTTATccctttatttataaaattgtatgtcTTATGTTTCATTCGGAATcaaaaatgaatttataatGGTTAGTTATTAATTAGGTAGTATACTGATAAGATCAACGACTGCACTTGAAACATGCTTTTcaacaataatattaataacctTCCGATAAACTATTAGTTGGATTCATACAGTTTTGGGTCTTTATGCGAAACATGACTATATGGAATTGTAACTACAAGTTATtggtgcaaaaaaaaatgtacacaactttttcatagataagggattataattttttactctGTCGCGTTAAAGGCAGGCAGTGAGTAAAATTTTTtggatgtaggtattttatatgtatatgtatttatttactaattcTATTTTATGCAGTCTATAGCTTAATTTTACTTTAGAAAAAGCACCTAATATGGACGTACATATATATACctttatcatatttattatttacaagtaATTTTGTCATACAGTAAGTATTCCAGTCAAGTTGTGGTGGCATTTCATATATTATTGCTTGCACTGTAATCCGTAAGGAGTAGGTTGCTCCTTGGTTCAGTGTAATACTAATTAAAAGTTCATTTGAACATGTCGAATTATAAAGATAGCTCGACTTAATCTCTGGCCCTTCTCTAGACTTAGCTAAGTAAGTACGGCAAAGAAAAATGATAGTTATGATTTTGATCGctatttatacttacaaatAGAATCGAACACGTAAAATTTTTCGTCATCTACAGTCATCGTCAGTTACAACTAAACACTGTAAACCgagaaaaaatatgacacctttttacatttttttactaCAAACCACGTAACTTGACACAAAGGGCAATCTGCACAAATAAAATTTCCGAACGTAGCATATGAGAGAATTACGAATAGCGGCCGAGCGGCATACCAAGCCACCAATGGCGTTGCGCAGTTTTGACACACCCGGCCCGCACCTAAAAATACCCTCTGCGCATTGGTCAATTTACGTGGTACTTATAAACTTAACAAGGCAAAGGACATCAGCATTGTGCCAACTCGACCTTAGGGATCGTCATGAGGGGTAGATCCCGCTTGAATTGCTGAATATCTTTAATGAAGTCTGCGTTGCTTTCTACTTCTTTCTTGTCGCCGATGGGGTCGCTGGCGTCCAGGAACGTGAGGTCGAAGCTGTGGAGGTACTCCGGCTCTTGTTCCCGCTCGTTGGAGCTACTATTCGTGTCTGCCGCTTTGTGACCCATTATctgaaatttaatattgttattattattacagtaGGTATGCGCTACTACCTTTGCATCTCCAAagtggtgaccccgacgtgattGGTGATTCATTTCATGCGTAATTAttttaagtggaactttttatgaatgatTTACCTGTATAGAGAGCTTCCTGAACTTGGATTTGTTTCCGTTGGCGAAATGGTTCTCTACCCACGCCTTCAGCTCCGGCAGCTTCACCCTGGAGATGGCACCTGCCTGGGAAaggattttttaataaatgaatgatagttattttagtGCGCGTGCGAAAAGAACGTTGAGGATAGAGATGGGCCGAATATTTCGGTTTAGGCATTTCGGCCACTATTATATGTATCAGTGTTGGatgatattaattataaataataatgatgctTTCTCAACATCATCGGCAAAATCATCAACAAAATGTTAAACTTAATAAAGAATAAACAACTATTTTGCACGAAAAAATGCACAAAATATAGTAATGATCAACTTTTCTGCCTTGTATAACAATGTGCCATTAGTTACCTCGTTGTAAAGTCTTTGGAATTGGTATTCCTGGCTGGAGATTTCACGCCAATTTCTTTCTACCTGAAATgaaaaagtaggtacttagttaattttaaattatgtaaaaaaactaaattgtcCTCGAGCTTccatttttttcttattcaTGGTCAATGTCATCATCCGTGGTCTTTTATAAATGATTCAAATCTAAATAGCCAAATTGGCCCCTCGAACTCACCTCCTGTCCACATCTCCCTTCATCCCTTCCATTATACACTTCCTTACCCTTCTTCTACGCTCCCCTCCCCTCCCCGTCGCTTTCATTCCATCCCACCCTACACCTTATATCGTCTTCGCTACCCTTCACACCCTTAACTAAAcacttttattatataaaaaaaaaacatatttacaaaaatgggCTTAAAAAGTAGTGTAGGTGTActaaggcgggcttattgccaagaagcaatttcttccaaccaaACCTTTGTTTGGTggagaactaaagtttttaaatatatgaaactctttcaatacaataaaaaactataatttaatttaaacataaaacaatTTCTTTGTCATAAAACAACCTCTGTGACTTAAAAATCCCTCTCTAGACATTATTAAGCATAAAAGTAATATCTACGTAATATCGCACCTCCAAAACAAAAGAGACTGAACTTACAATTTCACTAAATTGAGTTagttacaacaaaaaatatgtttcatcaatttatTCTTCAATTGCACAGTATGATACCGGATTGtaatacaaaagtaattatgtacaatcaggtacaatactaaaagcattttctaccattcaacctgcaggaggtataAGACGCAAAAAGTATAGCCGTCCAAAAAAAAGGTTCTTAACACGATTTCAATAACGATCGATTCGTTtcgtacagtcagctgcataagtagctatacacttttgtaccttgtcaatctgaaaccgccagtttgacaaggtacagaagtgtatagctacttatgcggCTGACCGCTTACCTCCTCTTTCAGCTCGTAGTCGGTGGTGTGCTTGAGCTGTATGAGCGAGGTCTTGGTGGTGTCGAGAGTGGACTCGTTGAGGCGGCGCATGTCCCGCAGGAACTTCTTCAGGAAGTTCTCCACGCGACCGTCCACGTGCGATACGCTGACACATTGAAAAAGACACGTtatttagattaaaaatatatttatttaatctttaactaagggtgaggccacacgagcgtaattttgtgcGGGGACAAGGGGGGCGGGGAAGTTAATCGTTCCCCTCGTCCCCGCGCACACTTTTCTGCCGcgcacaactcacaaaattacgctcgtgtggCCTCACCTTAAGTGCTAAAATCATTTTCTAACAGACCACCGACAGTAAGGAGAAGCTatgtcaaaaaaaacatacatcaGACGAATTCAGAACCTCCACCTtatttcgaagtcggttaaaaaaataaggaaaTATGTATATGGATGTAAGTAAAAAGTGCTCACATCGCGAATATTGTTCACATAATATAGGACAACAAAACGGATTAATGCCTATtcgtagaagcttcgcttatAGTCCGTTTTTCTTTGTTAGGTAGCGTATCTTTGACAAATATTTAGGAAAAAGCTGCAGTGAACCATATTAAAGAACGAACAAACAAAGTGTTGATTGTGTTACTTTTTAcactaaaataatgtaaataaaatgtggCCATTAGTGCTGTGCACTCCCCGAGGTATGAGAGAGGTGAGATGTTGGGCGCTTGGAGTAGTGATTGAAGTAGGAAATGATTAACGCGACGTGTCTAACTGTAGTAAACTCTCTTTATTCAGTAAAATAgtaacatatttatatgaagATTCTGGAATTCGCTATGACGTGCAGCATGTCAATAAAGTCTAGTTTGGCTATCTATTAAATAGAAGGTATGCGACTTGTGAGTCTTATAACGTATGTTGTTTAGAGATagtattacaaatatttatggaaTGCATTGTACTACGTCACATGCTACAGTGCGGGGCGAGGCCGCAACGAGCGAGACAGAGATAGAGACTTAACAGCCGATTCTCCTACCCGTCTCGCATACCTCAGGGAGTGCACAGcactatagagcttccactatattaatgtatttttgacgtttccttatgtatggtaagtaaagttggttttcctttgcagtcatcaaatatgtatgggatttcgaatgtcaaaaaaccaataataagatggacagagtataatgGTCACACTAATAGTCTACCTCAACGGTTATCGGCACAGAGGATAGAataaaatacagggtgtcacaataCCTGAACTTGTCGACCTGCGTGTTGACAGTGACGGAGAAGCCGAGAACGCCGAACGTGTAGCGCATCATGCTGAACACGCTGTAGCCGAGCTGCTCTTTCGTGCGCAGCGCGTCGAACACCGGCTCCTCCATCAGCATCTGTGGTAGACAAAGGTCACAcactcagcatgtgctataGACAATGAAGCCGAACGTGTAGCGCATCATGCTGAACACGCTGTAGCCGAGCTGCTCCTTCGTGCGCAGCGCGTCGAACACCGGCTCCTCCATCAGCATctgtgacagacagacaaaggTCACAcactcagcatgtgctataGACAATGAAGCCGAACGTGTAGCGCATCATGCTGAACACGCTGTAGCCGAGCTGCTCCTTCGTGCGCAGCGCGTCGAACACCGGCTCCTCCATCAGCATctgtgacagacagacaaaggTCACAcactcagcatgtgctataGACAATGAAGCCGAACGTGTAGCGCATCATGCTGAACACGCTGTAGCCGAGCTGCTCCTTCGTGCGCAGCGCGTCGAACACCGGCTCCTCCATCAGCATctgtgacagacagacaaaggTCACAcactcagcatgtgctataGACAATGAAGCCGAACGTGTAGCGCATCATGCTGAACACGCTGTAGCCGAGCTGCTCCTTCGTGCGCAGCGCGTCGAACACCGGCTCCTCCATCAGCATCTGTGGTAGACAAAGGTCACAcactcagcatgtgctataGACAATGAAGCCGAACGTGTAGCGCATCATGCTGAACACGCTGTAGCCGAGCTGCTCCTTCGTGCGCAGCGCGTCGAACACCGGCTCCTCCATCAGCATCTGTGGCAGACAGACAAAGGTCACAcactcagcatgtgctataGACAATGAAGCCGAACGTGTAGCGCATCATGCTGAACACGCTGTAGCCGAGCTGCTCCTTCGTGCGCAGCGCGTCGAACACCGGCTCCTCCATCAGCATCTGTGGTAGACAAAGGTCACAcactcagcatgtgctataGACAATGAAGCCGAACGTGTAGCGCATCATGCTGAACACGCTGTAGCCGAGCTGCTCCTTCGTGCGCAGCGCGTCGAACACCGGCTCCTCCATCAGCATCTGTGGCAGACAGACAAAGGTCACAcactcagcatgtgctataGACAATGAAGCCGAACGTGTAGCGCATCATGCTGAACACGCTGTAGCCGAGCTGCTCCTTCGTGCGCAGCGCGTCGAACACCGGCTCCTCCATCAGCATCTGTGACAGACGAACAAATGTCACacactcagcatgtgctgtcgACAATAAAGCCACAGCCCTACACCGGCTCTTCCATCAGCATCTAACCagaacatttaaaatattacggGACGCAGGTAATTCAGGAAACAatataatacaaaacaaaGAGTAACATAAAAGATTGATGTGCAGAGCGACAAAAAGGTGCCAGTAGGCCAGCTGAACATGTGCTAAAATAAGgtcacagcgctggtttttaGCTGGCACTGTCTTTATAAGTGCGATATACCGAGATTCAATCTTGAAAGCTGCCAATCACGAGTTTAGactttacctacttataaggtGACCTCCAATCACACGTCTGCGtgaatgtttatttaatttgcttCATTATACGTAGAATATCAAATACAGGCTCCTCCATTCCTTAagtacaaaaacaaatttaaaataaatttcacaATTGAAAAGCTTCCATTGGCTTAACTCACCATGAGCACCTCCAGTATGGCGGTGTCCTTCGGGTTGGAGGTGCCCGCCTGGTAGTAGTCGGTGACGATGCTGTTGGTGGAGTGCGGGTTGAGGCTCAGCACGAGACACGAGCCTACAGCACTGTGGCGACATCTAGCTACGATGCGGGCAAGCTTAGCGAAGAGGTACCGTAGACTACCGACAGATGGCAGGGGAGCGAGAAAgcaattttatttgtgtttcaTTCACGTATCCTTCGAGTCGCTTTGTTGTAGCTGCTGTAACACCCAATAGAAGCCAAGCCAAGCCAGCCCTAGCCAAGCCGACGTCATAGCCGACGTCACAGCCCCCTCCAGCCGCACGAAAGCCTGTGCGCGCCCCACTGCGGCCGCAGTGGAGGGAACAGCCACGCCTGCCTATAAAAGTCTAGCCGCAAGTTGATTCGTCTCTCATTTCTGCTATAACTTTTGTGTAAGGCGTTACTCTGCCCGTTTgtgatttgaaataaaataaaaataatcaaagtGTCCACGTATTTAATTTAGCCCTTCATTATACTCAGAAGTGGCATAAGTGATCCACAATGATAAGAGTAATACGACGATCTGCAGAACGCAAGAAACGATTGCGACCTCCGGATGAAGAGCCCCCAACCTCGCCGAGCGTACAGCCAGAAGCTGAAGATCCAGATGAAGACGACTCGCCACCTGCTAAGAAGCTTCTCAAAAATCTGCTAGTGCAAGAGGTAGATCGAGCCCTAAATGATCTGAATAATGAGACGCCAGTGTATCTGCGTTCAAAGCATCGTGCAGCATCATTGATACCAGAGTTCGATCCTGATAGTGAAGAATGTACTGTCACCTCgtggttaaaaaaaatagagcaACTGGGAGACATTCACGACTGGGATGAAAAAACTATGTCATTCCATCTGCAAGACAAACTACGAGGGCAAGCAAGAAAATGGTACAACCGCCTTgaagattataattattcgTGGACAGAATGGAAAAACATGTTATTACGTGCATTCCCAAAACACCGAGATTTCGCAAGTATGCTAGAAGAAATGATCAACCGGAAGAAACTAGCCTCAGAAAGCATGACGAAGTATTATCAGGAAAAAATAGCCATGTGCTTCCGGTGTAAACTATCCGATCAGGCCAGCGTGTCATGCATCATACGCGGCCTGCCACCATCTCTACAGTCAAATGCAAGAGCTTTCCAATGTGATCGACCTGACGAGCTATACGAAGGCTTCCTTGCAGCATTTGACGACTACCGTGCACCAGTTCCTGACCTACGAGGAAGCATAAAAGATGGACCTCGTCAGATTTCAGAGAAAAGACCTATGTCTATAAATCCAGATATTGATCCGTGTCCTCGCTGCAAGAAAACAGGGCACATGGTACGATTTTGCCCTTTACCTGATCAACGTACTTGCTACAAATGTGGGAATCAAGGTCATATTGCGCCAAAATGCCCAGGAGCCAGTAAACCAAGTATTTCGACCAGTAATGACGTCATCAAAGAAATTAAGCTGATACAAAACTACAACGAGATTTACAAGAAAACTGTGAAGGTAAATGGCATTTTTGTGAAAGGTTACCTCGATACCGGAAGTCAAGTAAACGTCCTATCAACTCAAGTAGCGGACGTTTTGAATTTATCAGTTACTAAAACCAATGTACAATTAAAAGGATTTTCCGGTGGAATTATAACGAGCCGGGGTGAAGTTGAATTCAAATTGGAGATAGACGGCTTACAAATAGATTGCAAAGCCTATTTGTCAGACATGGACATGAATGGGGTAAATTTGTTGATTGGCCAGCCCGTGATAAACAATGAAGGTTTTTCGCTAATTGTACATAATGGTACAGCCACTCTCAAGCAAGATTGTAATTTCTTATCACGCGTCGAAGCCGAAGAAAACAGCCGCTTCAAGGTCGTGACAGCTGATAAGGAACGTTTGCCACGTGGAATTTCAATAGTGAAAGTCCACATACTGGGAAATAAGGAAGGAAATGACGTCATAACGCCTGCCCGTCACTTCGAGTTGGGAGCTAAGTCATACTCCTTACCGGCTTCCGTGCTCCGAGGCAGTCAAGGGTACATGAAGATCATCAACGTCGGGTCTGAGGAGATCACGTGGCAGCCAGGCGAGGTGCTGGTGCGAGCTGAAGACTGCGAGCAGACATCCCTTGATCACCAGGACAGACAGGTCAGCCCTAAAGCCATTATTAGCCTTCAGCCTGCAGCCAAAGCTTTATTTTGTAATCCCATTGCCAGTTCAAGCATAAGTAGTATTGGGGGTGTAGCCATTGACGACATAAAAATCGGCCCTATTGGTGAACATGAACGTAATTGTTTGATAGACTTGTTGTCCCGACATACATCATGCTTTGCTAGCAATACCAGTGAGTTAGGTTGTTCGGATTTAGTACAAATGCGTATAAAACTAACTAGTGAACAGCCAGTGTATCGTCGCCCCTATCGCCTTTCGCACCCTGAACAAGAAATTGTGAATTCCAAGGTCAAGGAATTGTTAAGTGCGGGAATAATAAAAGAATCCGAGTCTAGCTATGCATCTCCCGTAATACTCGTTAAGAAAAGAAACGGTGATAGTAGGTTATGCGTAGATTATCGAGCCTTAAACTTTATAACGGTACGTGACCGGTACCCTTTGCCAAATATTGATGACCAGATATCAAAGTTAGCCGGTAAAAGTTATTTTACATGTCTAGACATGTCACAGGGGTACCATCAGCTTAAAATCTGTCCCGAGGATACTCATAAAACAGCGTTCATTACAACACAAGGTCACTTTGAATACTTGCGCGTACCCTTCGGTTTAGCAAATGCGCCTTCTGTTTTTATGCgattaatcaataaaatcgTAGAGTCCATAGGAAACTCAAGTCAAAGTCCAAATCTAGAATCCTCTGAGTTAAAGTCTGATTCAGGTCCTCCGGAAATACTAGCTTTCTTAGATGATTTATTATTGCCGTCTCATGATGTTCCTTCTGGCTTGCATCTGCTGAACACTGTGTTACAAAAATTTAATGACGCGAATTTAAAGCTTAACATGAGCAAATGTTCTttcctacaaaaaaaaatcacctATTTAGGTCACGAAATCTCTTCTGAAGGCATTCAGCCGGGTGAATTAAAGTTGGCCGCTGTTGACAAATTTCCCATTCCATGTAACGTTCACGAAGTACGTCAATTTATTGGACTATGTAGCTATTTTCGaaagtttattttcaatttcgCCGTTATAGCTCGTCCTTTAACCGAACTTACTAAGAAAAACTTAGACTGGGTTTGGAATGAAAACCATCAAAATAGTTTTGAAACGTTGAAAAGTCTCTTATGTAGTAAGCCAGTACTCGCTTTGTACGATCGAACGCTGCCAACTGAAATTCACACGGATGCATGCAAACTAGGGATAGCTGGTATATTATTACAACGTCAAACTGATGGGACATTGAGACCGGTTATGTATTTCAGTCGTGTAACTAGTCGCGAAGAGAGCGTTTATCACAGCTATGAGCTGGAAACTCTAGCAGTTGTAGAGTCATTACGTAGATTTCGTGTCTATATAGTAGGAATGCATGTGAAAATAGTGACCGATTGTAGTGCAGTCCGTGACACTCTAACAAAACGTGATATAGTCCCGCGCGTAGCAAGATGGTGGATGTCCATACAAGATTACGATATCAGTATCGAGTACAGACCGGGGGATCGGATGAAGCACGTTGACGCTTTAAGTCGAAATCCTATAGATGTTGCGAATGTAAATAGGTTAGAAGTTGCGGATTGGTTCTATTTGATACAATGTCAAGACGAAAAGCTGAAACACACTATTGATCTATTAAATAATGGTTGTACTGACAGCGATATCGTGAATAACTACGAGTTAGTTGAGGGCCGGTTGTACAGAAAAACTCTCGATGGCAAACGCTTAGTAGTACCCGGTTTGGCCCGGTGGCGTATAGTACAAATGCATCATGATGAAATCGGACACGTAGGCTTCAAACGATGCTTAGAATTAGTAAAAAAAGATTACTGGTTTCCTAAAATGACCCGTTTTATAAGGAAATACGTTGCGTCATGCCTAAATTGTGCTTATGGTAAAGGGGAATATGGTAGAAAAGAGGGTAGATTGCATCCGATTCCTAAGCCGATAGAACCTATGAAAATGATTCATGTAGACCATCTCGGACCCTTCTGCAGGACGAAAAAGGGGTATCAATACATTCTAGTTATCACTGACTCATTCAGCAAATTTGTCATTGCTGAGCCAACTCGTACTGTTAATTCCGTAGAAACGATCAGAGTACTCAAGAAGATATTCAGTCTTTTTGGATACCCAGGGCGCGTTGTTTCGGATCATGGAAAAGCCTTCACTAGTCGATACTTTAAGAGGTTTTCAGCACAAAAACAATTTAGACATACATTGAATGCAATTGCTTGTCCGCGCGCTAACGGTCAAGTAGAACGAACGAATCGTACAATTCTAGATGCATTAAGAACGACTGAAGGTAGTGAAACGACAAACAATTGGGACAATAGTTTACCAGATGTAGTCTGGGGCATAAATAACACTATGAATGCTACAACTAACTTTACGCCGTACGAACTAATGTTCACTCAAACTGGTAGGCCGGTCTGCGATGTTTCAACTCCCGATCGGAGTAACGAATCGGTACAATCCAAGCGCGCCAAAGCTAGTGCGAGAATTAAGAAAGCATCTGAACGAATGAAACGTAATTACGACAAGCGGCGTAAAAACAGTACAGTATATAGGAAGGGAGACATTGTACTATGGAAGCAGGCCCCTACTAGCAGTGTGGGTAAAGTCAACACAAAGTTAGATGACCTATACTCAGGCCCTTATATTGTTAGCAAAGTAATAGGTAACGATCGGTATAGGATTAGAAGTATCAAGGGTATTCGAGGTTACAAAAGTTTCACAGCC
This window harbors:
- the LOC119693809 gene encoding uncharacterized protein LOC119693809 produces the protein MIRVIRRSAERKKRLRPPDEEPPTSPSVQPEAEDPDEDDSPPAKKLLKNLLVQEVDRALNDLNNETPVYLRSKHRAASLIPEFDPDSEECTVTSWLKKIEQLGDIHDWDEKTMSFHLQDKLRGQARKWYNRLEDYNYSWTEWKNMLLRAFPKHRDFASMLEEMINRKKLASESMTKYYQEKIAMCFRCKLSDQASVSCIIRGLPPSLQSNARAFQCDRPDELYEGFLAAFDDYRAPVPDLRGSIKDGPRQISEKRPMSINPDIDPCPRCKKTGHMVRFCPLPDQRTCYKCGNQGHIAPKCPGASKPSISTSNDVIKEIKLIQNYNEIYKKTVKVNGIFVKGYLDTGSQVNVLSTQVADVLNLSVTKTNVQLKGFSGGIITSRGEVEFKLEIDGLQIDCKAYLSDMDMNGVNLLIGQPVINNEGFSLIVHNGTATLKQDCNFLSRVEAEENSRFKVVTADKERLPRGISIVKVHILGNKEGNDVITPARHFELGAKSYSLPASVLRGSQGYMKIINVGSEEITWQPGEVLVRAEDCEQTSLDHQDRQDGRM